The sequence CTGCGGAGGGTGGTAGCGCGAAGGGTGTCGTTCCCCCCGAGTCCGTTGACGGTGAGTTTGTCAGTGGTTTCTGCACCGTTGATTTGAACGGCAGCGGCAAGTCCAGTAATCAGATGACCACTATTATTGCTGGTGAGATCGATCGTGTCTGTGGCGTTGGTTCCATTGATGATGATTGAATCTAGCTTACTATCTCCAAGGGCGTTCCCGATCGAAGCCCCGAGATTAAGTCGAATGTCTTTCACATCTGTTGTCGCTAGATTGTTAATAGTAATTGTGTCTGCACCTCCCAATGCGTTAACATCGACCCGTTCAATATCGTTGGTATCCATGACGATATTGCCCAAGTTGCGGAAGAAGCGCAGCCGATCGCCGTTGGCAGAGAAGTCAAAAATTTCATCGCCGTTGGACCCGTTGAAAATCATGGTGTCCAGCCCCAGTCCCCCCTCTACGAAGTCACTGCCATCGCCAGGATCCCATTGGAAGACATCATCACCTGCGCCGAGAAAGGCAAAGTCGTTACCACCGTTACCGTCGATAAAATCATTCCCCGCTTCGCCATAGAGATAGTCGATCGCGGAGCCACCTTTGATAATGTCGTCACCTAGGCCACCAAAGATGCGGGCGGTGGGTAATGCACCTTTGCTTTCGTCAATGGTGATGGTGTCATTTCCGCCTAAGCCAAAGACTTGAATTTGACTATTGCTAGAGAAACTACGACGGTTCCCAAAAATCTGAACACTACCGTTATTAATTTCTAGATCACCAGCGGTATTTCGACCGATTGTAATTGCATTATTTTGGTTGTCACCTATAACAAATAGGGAACCGTCATTGAAGGGAGAGAAGAATGCAAAAATTCCCATGGGAGTCTCCGTAAGTTGAGGGCGAACTAAAGGGGAAGCGTTGGCTACGGGGCCGGTCAAATGGATGATTCCTCGTAGCTAGATCGTTCCACGACGGAGTTAGGAGATTTATGCAGCGATCGACGATCGACGTTAGCCAATAATAAAAAAATTAGAAAAAATCAGTGTCTTTAGCCAAGACATTGCAGTAGGCAAAGAGATCGTACTTGCCGATTTTCTCGTTATCCATCCAGTACTGAACGCAGCTACTACGAATCAACAAAGCAGTACAAATCGCCTCGTCCATAGCACATACTGTTCTGTAGAGGATGCAGCCCCGAAAAGCATATAAAACAGCCAGAAATAGCAAAAACAAGCAAAAACGAGAGCAGTTCTACCCGAGGGGAACTGCTCTCCATTATTTGCTTCCTATCCGACTGCTTGGGTTAGGCTGATTTCCGTTGTCCACTCCGGGGTTGTCCATGATTCTGTCCGATCGCATGCAAAGACTTGCCTGCCTCCGAAAGATTATGGGATTGATTCCGGTCGATCGGCATTGTCATAAGAGCCAAATCCACTGCTGGATGGGGATTGATCCCACAAGCAGCTTGTATATAGCGTTCCGCAATACTATTAATAAT comes from Alkalinema sp. FACHB-956 and encodes:
- a CDS encoding calcium-binding protein translates to MGIFAFFSPFNDGSLFVIGDNQNNAITIGRNTAGDLEINNGSVQIFGNRRSFSSNSQIQVFGLGGNDTITIDESKGALPTARIFGGLGDDIIKGGSAIDYLYGEAGNDFIDGNGGNDFAFLGAGDDVFQWDPGDGSDFVEGGLGLDTMIFNGSNGDEIFDFSANGDRLRFFRNLGNIVMDTNDIERVDVNALGGADTITINNLATTDVKDIRLNLGASIGNALGDSKLDSIIINGTNATDTIDLTSNNSGHLITGLAAAVQINGAETTDKLTVNGLGGNDTLRATTLRSDLIQFTADGGDGDDTILGGVGVDILFGGLGNDFIDGNRGNDIAFLGAGDDIFQWDPGDGSDVVEGQAGFDTLRFNGANVAEIFDIVANGDRVLFTRNVASIIMDLNDTEKIELNTLGGADTINIKSLAGTDLQEVFVNLAAAGVSTGDGIGDQINIFGTNGDDGIAVGDNANSVVINGIIPNITVVGMDKIDQFLVHALGGDDIVDGSLFSGNNGTLIQSGGAGNDILLGGLGNDTLLGDDGDDVMLGGAGDDRLDGGNGVDILIGGEGNDVLLNGEVNSQ